A single region of the Paenibacillus thermoaerophilus genome encodes:
- a CDS encoding HD-GYP domain-containing protein: MPKIQVSSAKPGDRLLEDVITKFGSVLLQKNRTLTARDIDVLNAFLISTIDVQRSGETEPVQEQKADAPAMNEAEKPFHEAYDQLLQLLKKFFRIAESNGVLPVIEIRKSLEQVLSHIDQYHLLSFVPRQFQTKDYLYHNSIQVALTSYQIAKSHGLPSKDWVPVALAGLLHDIGNMRIDRSILEKPGKLTKDELEEMRKHTLYGYQILKPIAAFNDGIKLSALQHHEKEDGSGYPMGLKGDKLHPYAKIIAVADIYHAMTSDRSHKKADSPYLVLEQLYKESFGKLDPYVVQTFLNKVTQVQNGVMVRLSDGRIGEIIFTNRDHPTRPMVNANGTIINLAIERNLYIETVLPKI, encoded by the coding sequence ATGCCAAAAATACAAGTGTCGTCGGCCAAACCGGGCGATCGGCTGCTGGAGGACGTCATCACCAAATTCGGCAGCGTGCTTCTGCAAAAAAACCGGACGTTGACCGCCAGAGATATAGATGTGCTGAACGCTTTTTTGATCTCGACCATAGACGTCCAGCGCAGCGGCGAGACCGAGCCCGTCCAAGAGCAGAAAGCGGATGCTCCGGCGATGAACGAAGCCGAAAAGCCATTTCACGAGGCATACGACCAACTGCTGCAGCTATTGAAGAAGTTTTTCCGTATCGCGGAGTCCAACGGGGTTTTGCCGGTGATCGAGATCCGCAAATCGTTGGAGCAGGTTCTGTCCCATATCGATCAGTACCATCTGCTGAGCTTCGTTCCCCGGCAGTTCCAAACGAAGGACTATTTATACCATAACAGCATCCAGGTTGCGTTAACCTCTTATCAGATCGCCAAAAGCCACGGTTTGCCTTCCAAAGACTGGGTGCCGGTCGCGCTGGCGGGATTGCTGCACGATATCGGCAACATGCGCATCGACCGGTCCATCCTGGAGAAGCCGGGCAAATTGACCAAGGACGAGCTGGAGGAAATGCGCAAGCATACGTTATACGGCTACCAGATTCTCAAGCCGATCGCCGCCTTCAACGACGGGATCAAATTAAGCGCGCTTCAGCATCACGAGAAGGAAGACGGCAGCGGCTATCCCATGGGGCTGAAGGGCGACAAACTTCATCCGTACGCCAAGATCATTGCAGTGGCGGACATTTATCATGCGATGACAAGCGACCGCTCCCACAAAAAGGCCGATTCCCCTTATCTGGTCCTTGAACAGCTATACAAAGAATCGTTCGGCAAGCTTGATCCCTACGTCGTGCAGACGTTCCTGAATAAAGTCACCCAAGTGCAAAACGGCGTCATGGTCAGGCTGAGCGACGGCCGCATCGGGGAGATCATCTTCACCAATCGCGATCACCCGACTCGGCCGATGGTCAATGCCAACGGAACGATCATCAATCTGGCCATCGAGCGCAATCTGTACATTGAAACGGTCCTTCCGAAAATTTAA
- the gyrA gene encoding DNA gyrase subunit A, with translation MADQANPNIKDKDIVTEMRTSFMDYAMSIIVSRALPDVRDGLKPVHRRILYAMSELGMSPDKPYKKSARIVGEVIGKYHPHGDSAVYETMVGMAQDFTYRYMLVDGHGNFGSIDGDMAAAMRYTEARMSKISMELLRDINKETVNFRPNYDGEETEPEVLPSRYPNLLVNGSYGIAVGMATSIPPHNMTEVIDGLLYLIDHPDATTSDLMQYIKGPDFPTAGLILGRSGIRSAYQTGRGSVVMRARTEIEESGGKARIIVTELPYKVNKAKLVEKIAELVRDKYIDGITDLRDESDRNGMRVVIELRRDVNPNIVLNHLFKHTPMQSTFGIIMLALVNNEPKILTLKDMLHYYLEHQKEVIRRRTEYDLKKAEARAHILEGLRIALDHLDEIIALIRASHTTEDARDGLMARFGLTYEQAQAILDMRLQRLTGLEREKIEAEYQEILVKIAEYKAILSDERLLLGIISSELTEIKERFGDERRTEITIGEENIQDEDLIPQEDVVVTITHSGYVKRLPLTTYRAQRRGGRGVIGMETKDQDFVEHLFVTNSHQTLLFFTNKGKAYRLKAYEIPELSRTARGTPIINLIQIEQGETINAVIPVDTFESGQFLFFATRRGIVKKTPLADFSNIRKVGLIAILLREDDDLIGVKLTDGNGQIIMGTRNGMSIRFAEEEVRPMGRSSTGVKGITLSDEDVVIDMDVVKEHNDVLIVTSKGYGKRTPVDDYRLQTRGGKGIKTLNITAKNGPVVGLKVVQEEQDLMIITASGTVIRMALAGVNSMGRNTQGVKLINIRDDDEVATVAVAHKSEDSAEEGGDADHDEPSE, from the coding sequence ATGGCCGATCAAGCTAATCCGAACATCAAGGATAAAGATATCGTCACGGAGATGCGCACGTCCTTCATGGACTACGCGATGAGCATCATCGTCAGCCGCGCGCTGCCGGACGTCCGCGACGGCCTGAAGCCGGTTCATCGGCGCATTTTGTACGCCATGTCAGAGCTCGGCATGTCGCCGGACAAACCTTACAAGAAATCGGCCCGGATCGTCGGGGAAGTGATCGGCAAATACCATCCTCACGGCGATTCCGCCGTCTACGAGACGATGGTCGGCATGGCGCAGGACTTCACCTACCGCTATATGCTGGTGGACGGCCACGGCAACTTCGGTTCGATCGACGGCGACATGGCGGCGGCGATGCGGTATACGGAAGCGCGCATGTCCAAAATCTCGATGGAACTGCTTCGGGACATCAACAAGGAGACGGTCAACTTCCGTCCGAACTACGACGGAGAGGAGACGGAGCCGGAAGTGCTGCCGTCCCGTTATCCAAATCTGCTTGTAAACGGCTCCTACGGCATCGCCGTCGGCATGGCCACGAGCATTCCGCCGCACAACATGACCGAAGTAATCGACGGCTTGTTGTATTTGATCGATCATCCCGACGCCACCACGTCGGATCTGATGCAGTATATCAAGGGTCCCGACTTCCCGACGGCCGGTTTGATCCTGGGCCGTTCGGGCATCCGCTCGGCGTACCAGACGGGCCGCGGCTCGGTCGTCATGCGGGCGCGGACCGAGATCGAGGAAAGCGGCGGCAAGGCGCGGATCATCGTCACCGAGCTGCCTTACAAAGTCAATAAAGCGAAGCTGGTCGAGAAAATCGCCGAGCTTGTCCGCGACAAATATATCGACGGCATTACGGACCTGCGCGACGAGTCCGACCGCAACGGCATGCGCGTCGTGATCGAGCTGCGGCGCGACGTCAACCCGAACATCGTGCTGAACCATTTGTTCAAGCATACGCCGATGCAGTCCACCTTTGGCATTATTATGCTTGCGCTGGTCAATAATGAACCGAAAATTCTCACCCTGAAGGACATGCTCCATTATTACCTGGAGCACCAGAAGGAAGTGATTCGCCGCCGGACCGAATACGACCTGAAAAAGGCGGAGGCCCGCGCGCATATTCTGGAAGGGCTGCGGATCGCTCTCGACCATCTGGACGAGATTATCGCTCTCATCCGCGCTTCGCATACGACGGAGGACGCGCGCGACGGTCTGATGGCGCGCTTCGGACTCACCTACGAGCAAGCGCAAGCGATTCTCGACATGCGTCTGCAGCGCCTCACCGGACTGGAACGGGAGAAGATCGAGGCCGAATATCAGGAGATTCTCGTGAAAATCGCCGAATACAAGGCGATTCTCAGCGACGAACGCCTGCTGCTCGGCATCATCAGCTCGGAATTGACCGAGATCAAGGAGCGGTTCGGCGACGAGCGCCGCACCGAGATCACGATCGGCGAAGAGAACATTCAGGACGAAGATCTGATTCCGCAGGAAGACGTCGTCGTGACGATCACCCACAGCGGATACGTGAAGCGTCTGCCGCTGACGACCTACCGGGCTCAGCGGCGCGGCGGCCGCGGCGTGATCGGCATGGAGACGAAGGATCAGGATTTCGTCGAGCATCTGTTCGTGACGAACTCGCACCAGACATTGCTCTTCTTCACGAACAAGGGCAAGGCTTATCGGTTGAAGGCCTACGAGATTCCGGAACTGAGCCGGACCGCCCGGGGGACCCCGATCATCAATCTGATCCAGATCGAACAAGGCGAGACGATCAACGCGGTTATCCCGGTCGACACGTTCGAGTCCGGACAGTTCCTGTTCTTCGCTACGCGCCGGGGGATCGTCAAAAAGACGCCGCTCGCCGACTTCTCCAATATCCGCAAAGTCGGTTTGATTGCGATCCTGCTTCGCGAGGATGACGATTTGATCGGAGTCAAGCTGACGGATGGCAACGGCCAAATTATTATGGGGACGCGCAACGGCATGTCGATCCGTTTTGCCGAGGAAGAGGTGCGTCCGATGGGGCGTTCGTCGACCGGGGTGAAGGGAATCACCTTAAGCGACGAAGACGTCGTGATCGATATGGATGTCGTGAAGGAGCACAACGACGTGCTGATCGTCACCTCCAAAGGGTACGGCAAGCGGACGCCCGTCGACGATTACCGGCTCCAGACCCGGGGCGGCAAAGGCATCAAGACGTTGAACATTACGGCAAAGAACGGTCCGGTCGTCGGTCTCAAAGTTGTGCAGGAAGAGCAAGACCTGATGATTATCACGGCCTCCGGCACGGTGATCCGGATGGCTCTTGCCGGAGTCAATTCGATGGGACGGAACACCCAAGGCGTCAAGCTGATCAATATCCGCGACGACGACGAAGTCGCGACGGTTGCGGTCGCGCACAAAAGCGAAGATTCGGCGGAAGAAGGCGGCGACGCCGACCACGACGAGCCAAGCGAATAA